In Modestobacter versicolor, a single genomic region encodes these proteins:
- a CDS encoding ABC transporter ATP-binding protein yields the protein MTAAAEVVLPMDRPDESATATLRRGLRMMPEFRRGLPVTFLLALIATAGRVVVPIAVQQTLDRGLNAPGGPDIGLVRELVAICAVVVLVTAFAVYRMNVRLFRTTETALAGLRVRAFRHVHDLSVLHQQGQRRGSLVSRVTSDVDQLSVFMQWGGVLGLVSLGQLVVAVVVMAVYSWQLTLLVLVCFIPLAFAVKFFARRLAHVYGIVRERVGDVLAAVGESVVGAPTVRAYGIRARTAARIDRAIDRHYRASVDAQRTTAAVYVSGEFVAAVANAAVVVVGVLLGVAGEISAGTLVAFLFLVTLFVAPVQTASEVLNEAQNAVAGFRRVLDVLDTDPDVQDPAVADPAHARTLPPGPLDVTFDHVGFAYTAGGRKALDDVDLTIAPRTRVAIVGETGSGKTTFAKLVTRLMDPTEGRVLVGGVPLTEVAFSSLRERVVMVPQDGFLFDATVADNVRYGRPGMTDAQIATAFDELGLGDWVQGLGEGVGTAVGQRGESLSAGERQLVAVARAYVADPDLLVLDEATSAVDPATEMRLTRALDALTTGRTTLTIAHRLSTAERADEVLVVDAGRVAQRGTHAQLVDADGPYARLHASWRRSSGRQTQPAV from the coding sequence ATGACCGCCGCCGCCGAGGTCGTGCTGCCGATGGACAGGCCCGACGAGAGCGCCACCGCCACGCTCCGCCGGGGCCTGCGGATGATGCCGGAGTTCCGCCGCGGTCTGCCGGTCACCTTCCTGCTCGCGCTGATCGCCACCGCCGGTCGGGTCGTCGTGCCGATCGCCGTCCAGCAGACCCTCGACCGCGGGCTGAACGCGCCGGGCGGCCCGGACATCGGGCTGGTCCGCGAGCTGGTCGCGATCTGCGCGGTCGTCGTCCTGGTCACCGCGTTCGCGGTCTACCGGATGAACGTGCGGCTGTTCCGCACGACCGAGACCGCGCTGGCCGGGCTGCGGGTGCGCGCGTTCCGGCACGTCCACGACCTGTCGGTGCTCCACCAGCAGGGCCAGCGCCGCGGCTCGCTGGTCTCCCGGGTCACCAGCGACGTCGACCAGCTGTCGGTCTTCATGCAGTGGGGCGGCGTGCTCGGGCTGGTCAGCCTGGGCCAGCTGGTGGTCGCGGTCGTCGTCATGGCCGTCTACTCCTGGCAGCTGACCCTGCTGGTGCTGGTCTGCTTCATCCCGCTGGCGTTCGCGGTCAAGTTCTTCGCCCGCCGGCTGGCCCACGTGTACGGCATCGTCCGCGAGCGGGTCGGCGACGTGCTCGCCGCCGTGGGGGAGTCGGTGGTCGGCGCCCCGACGGTGCGCGCGTACGGCATCCGGGCCCGGACGGCGGCGCGCATCGACCGAGCCATCGACCGGCACTACCGGGCCTCGGTCGACGCGCAGCGGACCACCGCGGCCGTCTACGTCAGCGGCGAGTTCGTCGCCGCGGTGGCCAACGCCGCCGTCGTGGTCGTCGGCGTGCTGCTCGGCGTCGCGGGGGAGATCTCCGCCGGCACGCTGGTCGCCTTCCTCTTCCTGGTCACCCTCTTCGTCGCGCCGGTGCAGACCGCGAGCGAGGTGCTCAACGAGGCGCAGAACGCCGTGGCCGGCTTCCGCCGCGTGCTCGACGTGCTCGACACCGACCCCGACGTGCAGGACCCCGCGGTCGCCGACCCGGCGCACGCCCGCACGCTGCCGCCCGGCCCGCTCGACGTCACCTTCGACCACGTCGGGTTCGCCTACACCGCCGGCGGCCGCAAGGCCCTGGACGACGTCGACCTGACCATCGCCCCGCGCACCCGGGTGGCGATCGTGGGGGAGACCGGCTCGGGCAAGACCACCTTCGCCAAGCTGGTCACCCGGCTGATGGACCCCACCGAGGGCCGGGTGCTCGTCGGCGGCGTGCCGCTGACCGAGGTCGCCTTCTCCTCGCTGCGCGAGCGGGTCGTGATGGTGCCCCAGGACGGGTTCCTCTTCGACGCCACGGTCGCCGACAACGTCCGCTACGGCCGGCCCGGGATGACCGACGCGCAGATCGCCACCGCCTTCGACGAGCTCGGCCTCGGCGACTGGGTGCAGGGCCTCGGCGAGGGCGTCGGCACCGCCGTCGGCCAGCGCGGCGAGTCGCTGTCGGCGGGGGAGCGGCAGCTGGTGGCGGTCGCCCGCGCCTACGTCGCCGACCCCGACCTGCTGGTGCTCGACGAGGCCACCAGCGCCGTCGACCCGGCCACCGAGATGCGGCTGACCCGGGCGCTCGACGCGCTCACCACCGGGCGCACCACGCTGACCATCGCCCACCGGCTCTCCACCGCCGAGCGGGCCGACGAGGTGCTGGTCGTCGACGCCGGCCGGGTCGCGCAGCGCGGCACGCACGCCCAGCTGGTGGACGCCGACGGCCCCTACGCCCGGCTGCACGCCTCCTGGCGGCGCAGCTCGGGACGGCAGACCCAGCCCGCGGTCTGA